TTTGTCAACTTGTTGGAGGCAATGATAAATGATCATATGTAAAACTCCACGTGAGATTGAAATCATGCGTGAGGCTGGACGAATTGTTGCTTTAACTCATCAAAAGTTGAAACAAACAATTAAACCTGGTATATCAACAAAAGAGTTGGATGCAATTGCAGATAAGTTTATAAGAGAACATGATGCAATTCCTTCATTTAAAGGGTATAATGGTTTTCGCGGGAGTATATGTACCTCAGTTAATGAGGAGCTCGTTCACGGAATACCTGGCAATCGTAAACTCCAACAAGGAGATATTATTTCTATTGATATAGGTGCGAAATATGCTGGTTATCATGGAGATTCCGCTTGGACTTATGCTGTTGGGGAAATTTCAGATGATGTACAGAAGTTACTGGATGTTACTGAAAAATCTCTGTTTGCAGGTTTGAACGAAGCTAAACCTAATGAAAGGTTGTCAAACATATCCCATGCGATTCAATCTTATGTTGAGACTAATAACTTCTCAATCGTTAGAGAATATGTTGGTCATGGAGTAGGGCAGGACTTACATGAGGATCCACAAATCCCTCATTATGGACCACCTAATAAAGGGCCTCGCTTAAAGCCAGGGATGGTTTTAGCTGTTGAACCCATGGTTAACGCAGGGTCAAGGTATGTAAAAACCTTGTCAGATAATTGGACGGTTGTTACAGTTGATGGTCAATTATGTGCACACTATGAGCATACAATTGCTATAACAGAAGATGGTTATGAAATCTTAACAAAACCCTAAGTGAAGGTGATTATAGTTGATCGATCCTGACTCGAGTCCAATAGTTGGTCAGTTCGTGTTAATAAAACAAGGAAGAGAAACAGGGCAATTTGCCATTGTCGTAAAAGTCCTTGATGAACGATTTGTTTTAATTGCAGATGGAGAAAAACGAAAGTTTAATACTCCAAAGAAGAAGAATATTCAACATCTTGAATTTCTTGACCTCGTATCTCCAGAAGTTCAGAACAGTATTAAAGAAACTGGTCGTGTGACAAACGGGAAGTTACGATATGCATTAACGAAGTTTGTCAATGAGCAAGTTGCTGATTTGAAGAAGGGAGAACCATTGAATGGCTAAAGACGATGTGATTGAAGTCGAAGGTAAGGTAATCGAAACCTTACCAAACGCGATGTTTAAAGTTGAGCTTGAAAACGGTCATACTGTTTTGGCTCATGTATCTGGTAAGATCCGTATGCACTTTATTCGTATTTTACCAGGAGATAAAGTTACAGTAGAGTTGTCCCCGTACGATCTAACTCGTGGACGTATTACGTATCGATATAAATAATTAGCACTCCGTATTACTAAGGAGGTTGAAAAGCGTGAAGGTGAGACCATCAGTAAAACCTATCTGTGAAAAATGTAAAGTCATTCGCAGAAAAGGGAAAGTAATGGTTATATGCGAAAATCCAAAGCATAAACAAAAACAAGGATAATCAAAAAGGAGGTGCGATTGAATAATGGCTCGTATCGCAGGTATAGATATCCCTCGTGAAAAACGTGTAGTAATATCTTTAACATATATCTATGGAATTGGGAAAACAACAGCACAAAAGGTACTAGCTGAGGCGGGAGTTTCTGAAGATACTCGTGTTAGAGATCTAACAGAAGATGAATTAACGAAAATTCGTGAAGTAATCGATAAGCTTAAAGTTGAAGGAGATCTTCGTCGTGAAGTTTCTTTAAACATTAAACGTCTTATCGAGATCGGTTCTTATCGTGGAATTCGTCATCGTCGTAGTTTACCAGTTAGAGGTCAAAACTCTAAAAACAATGCTCGTACAAGAAAAGGTCCTCGCCGTACAGTAGCGAATAAGAAAAAGTAGGTTGTAAGTAAAGGAGGTTAAATAATAATGGCTCGTAAAACTAATACACGTAAGCGTCGTGTGAAAAAGAATATTGAGTCTGGTATTGCTCATATTCGTTCAACTTTCAACAATACAATTGTCACAATTACAGATGTTCATGGAAATGTGATTTCATGGTCTAGTGCTGGAGCATTAGGATTCAAGGGATCTCGTAAATCTACACCGTTTGCTGCGCAAATGGCTGCAGAAACAGCGGCTAAAACATCTATGGAACACGGACTTAAAACTCTAGAAGTCACTGTAAAAGGACCTGGAGCAGGACGTGAAGCAGCGATTCGTGCATTACAAGCTGCTGGATTGGAAGTAACATCTATTCGTGATGTAACGCCAGTACCTCATAATGGATGCCGTCCACCTAAACGTCGTCGAGTGTAATTTTACTGTATAAAAATTATATCCTTGTCTATAATGGGGTATGATACGGTATTTAAACTTATTCATCAGGAATAATTTTGCACATTCGGGAACTAATGAATGGGGAATTTCGGTTAGTTGATTCTGTTGTTCCACTAGCCGGGGTTTCGACGTTTTGAAGGAGGGTTTATTTTAGATGATCGAGATTGAAAAACCAAAAATTGAAACCGTTGAAATCAGCGATGATGCCAAGTATGGTAAATTCGTCGTCGAACCACTTGAGCGTGGATATGGTACAACATTGGGTAACTCCTTACGTCGTATACTCATATCCTCACTCCCTGGTGCTGCTATAACTACCATTCAAATCGATGGAGTATTGCATGAGTTCTCCACCGTCGAGGGTGTTGTAGAGGATGTTACTACCATCATATTGAACTTAAAGAAACTAGCTTTAAAGATCTATTCTGAAGAAGAAAAGACGCTAGAAATTGATATACAAGGTGAAGGTCCTATCACTGCTGCTGATATTACACATGATAGTGATGTAGAAATTTTAAATCCGGACCTCCATATCGCTACTTTGGCTGAGAATTCACATCTTCGTATGAGAATGACTGCTGAACGTGGACGTGGGTACACACCTGCCGATTCTAATAAGCATGAAGATCAGCCGATAGGAGTTATTCCTATTGATTCAATCTTCACTCCTGTCTCTCGTGTTTCATATCAAGTTGAAAATACTAGAGTAGGTCAAATCTCTAACTATGATAAATTGGTTCTTGATGTTTGGACAGATGGAAGTATCGGTCCGAAAGAAGCCATTGCATTGGGTTCAAAAATCTTCACTGAACACTTAAACATCTTTGTTAGTTTGACAGATGAAGCGCAAAATGCAGAAATCATGGTTGAGAAGGAAGAGGATCAAAAAGAAAAAGTGCTTGAAATGACTATAGAAGAACTAGATCTTTCTGTTCGTTCATATAACTGCTTAAAACGTGCTGGAATAAATACAGTTCAAGAGTTAGCCAACAAAACAGAAGAAGACATGATGAAGGTTCGTAACTTAGGTCGCAAGTCTCTAGAAGAAGTTAAAGGGAAGTTAGAGGAGCTAGGATTAGGTCTTCGAAAAGATGACTAGTTAATGTAGTTAACTAGGTTTTTCTTTGTATATATCTGGACAGGTAAAGGAGGGACATCTTATGTCTAACAGAAAATTAGGTCGTACAAGTGATCAACGTAAAGCGATGCTTCGCGGATTAGCAACAGACCTTATCATCAGTGAACGTATTGAAACAACAGAAAGCCGTGCGAAAGAGCTTCGTTCTGTTGTTGAAAAAATGATCACTCTTGGTAAGCGTGGGGATCTTCACGCTCGTCGTCAAGCAGCTTCTTTCATATACAAAAAAGAAGCAAATGAAGAGCAAGATGCATTGCAAAAGCTATTCGCTGAAATCGCTCCTCGTTATGAAGAGCGTCAAGGTGGATATACTCGCATCATGAAACTTGGACCACGTCGTGGAGACGGAGCGGAAATGGTTGTTATCGAGCTTGTATAATTTTGCTGAATATAAGGGCGGGTCTGTTTTTAACTAGATCTAAGCCCTTTTTCTTTTGTTATATTTTCCTTCATACAATTCCCCCATAAACAACTCATACATTTTTAAATTCTTCAAAAAGACTTATAATTAATTATGTCATTTAGTCAGTATGTAATGGATCAGAGGTGATAAAATTGAAAGAACAATTGGTTGTGGAAATGAATAAGGTTTGCTTTTCCTACCATAATCAAGAGAAATATGTTTTATCAAACATTTCTTTAAGTGTACAAAAGGGAGAATGGATTGCCATTGTTGGTCATAATGGCTCTGGAAAATCAACTCTTGCTCGATTGATGAATGGATTATTAACGACAGATCAAGGAACGATAAAAATTTGTGGAAAAACAATGACGGAGGACCAAATATGGGACGTTCGTAAACATGTAGGGTTAGTTTTTCAAAATCCAGATAATCAGTTTGTTGGGACAACGGTACAAGATGATATTGCATTTGGATTAGAAAATAGAGGATTCGATCGTGAAACGATGGTGAATAGGATTGGTTGGGCTGTTAATCAAGTTAAGCTATCTGACTATTTAAATCAGGATCCACACCAACTATCGGGGGGGCAAAAACAGCGCTTAGCCATTGCCGGTATTATTGCGCTGAAACCAGACCTTATCATATTCGATGAAGCTACTTCCATGCTGGACCCTTCTAGTAGGGGGGATGTTATGACAACCGTACAGAACCTTAAAAACCAAGGCTTAGCATCTGTCATTTCCATCACTCATGATTTGGAGGAAGCAAGCATGGCAGATCGAATCATTGTATTAAACCAAGGTGAAATCATAATGGAAGGTTCACCACAGTATGTTTTTCAACATAATGACATGTTAAAAGATGTAGGGCTTGATATCCCGTACTCTTTAAAAATTAGTAATCTCTTGAAGCGAAATGGTGTAGATATAAAGGACGTACATTTAACAACAGATGGTTTAGTGGAGGAACTATGGACATTAAAATCTCAAACTTAGAGCATTATTATCAAAAAAAGACTCCTTTTGAATATCGAGCCCTTTATGATGTGAATTTGACAATCAAGCATGGCACCTATTTAGCAATTATTGGTCATACAGGGTCAGGTAAATCAACCTTACTTCAACATTTAAATGGACTTCTCTTGCCAACAACAGGGACGGTTGAGATTGGTGATCAAAGACTTGAAGCCGGTAAAAAAAATAAGCAGATCAAAGAAATTAGAAGAAAAGTAGGAATTTTATTTCAATTTCCCGAACATCAACTCTTTGAAGAAACAGTAGAAAAAGATATTGCTTTTGGACCAAAAAATAATGGTTTATCTGATCAAGAAGCAAGAGAAAAGGTGTATAAAGCGATTGAAGAGGTAGGAATTTCAGAAAACCTACTCAGTCGATCTCCTTTTGAATTAAGTGGAGGGCAAATGAGAAGAGTAGCCATTGCGGGCGTGCTTGCAATGGAGCCAGAAGTATTAGTCTTAGATGAACCTACAGCTGGGTTAGATCCGATTGGCAGAGTTGAAATGATGGATATGTTTTACGAATTACATAAAAGAAAAAATAGGACGACCATACTTGTTACCCATAGTATGGAGGATGCGGCGAAATATGCAGATGAGATTGCGATTATGCATAAAGGAACAATAAAGGTAAAAGGAACCCCAAAGCAAATCTTTCAAATGAGAGACCAGATTAAAGAGCTAGGTTTAGACTTACCAGAATCTATAAAGTTAGTGGATCAGCTTGAGAATAGATTTGACTGTACCATTACAGACATGCCTTTCACTTTAGAAGAAACGGTTGCTCTCATTCAGATAATGATGAAAGAGGACCGTGAAAGATGAATTCATTTATTATAGGGAAATATGTACCTGGTCAGTCACTTATTCACCGATTGGATCCTCGATCTAAGTTAGCCATGGTGTTTTTGTTTGTCTTTATCGTCTTTATCGCTAATAACACACTTACTTATTCCTTCCTTATCTTTTTTGTGGCAACGATTGTTATGCTTACAAAGATACCGGTCTCATTTATATGGAATGGAATGAAACCTGTTATATGGCTCGTAATCTTCACCTTTGTCTTACACATCTTTTTTACAAAAGGAGGACCTGTATTAGTCGACCTAGCCTTTGTTCAAGTTTATGAAGAAGGGTTAAGACAAGCCATATTTATCTCTTGCCGCTTTGTACTATTAATTATGATTACGACAGTTTTGACGTTGACGACGACCCCAATTGAAATAACAGATGGGATTGAAATGGGACTGCACCCATTAAAAAAAGTCAAGCTGCCTATTCATGAGCTTGCACTCATGATGTCTATTTCTTTGCGATTTATTCCCACATTAATGGAGGAAACAGATAAGATTATAAAGGCTCAAAAAGCGAGAGGAGCAGACTTCACGAGTGGGCCAATAAAAGAAAGGGTTAAAGCGTTAATTCCTTTGCTCGTCCCTCTTTTTATTAGTGCATTTAAAAGAGCAGATGATTTAGCAACGGCTATGGAGTCAAGAGGATATAGAGGAAGCGAAGGAAGAACAAAACTAAGACAATTGAGATGGAAAACAAACGATACACTTCTCATTCTTTCTTTAGCAGGTTTGAGTATCATTTTGTTTATTTTTCGAACGTAGGAGTGTTTTATGAAAAGAATTAAATGTACCCTGTCGTATGATGGCACAGACTTTAGTGGATATCAGAAGCAACCTAACAAAAGAACGGTTCAAGGGGAAATTGAACGTGTACTGCAAACGATTCATAAAGGGAAGGTGGTCACTATCCATGCCTCAGGAAGAACCGATACAAATGTTCATGCGTATGGACAAGTGATTCATTTTGATACTAGTCTATCCATTCCCGAAGAAAAATGGTCAAAAGCGCTCAACGCCCTACTTCCAAATGATGTTTTCATAAGGGACTCTAAACAAGTTGAAGAGTCATTCCACGCTCGTTATGATACTGTAGGGAAAGAATATCGATATCGTATTCAACATCTAGGTGAACGAGACCTATTTAAACGAAAGTATGCTTTATTCTTCCCATACTCTTTAAATATAGAGTTAATGAACCAAGCAGCATCAACTTTAATTGGCACTCACGACTTTTCTAGTTTTTGTGCATCGAATACAGACGTTATAAATAAGGTTCGAACGATTGACACGATTTCTTTGTGCGAAGATCAAGATGAACTCGTTTTTACTTTTCGAGGAAACGGATTTTTATATAATATGGTGAGAATTATCGTAGGCACTTTACTAGAGGTCGGCCAGGAGAGACTTAAACCAGAGGAAGTGAAAGAGATACTAGAGGCATGTGATCGTAGAAAAGCTGGGAAGACAGCTCCAGGTCACGGCTTATATTTGTGGGAAGTGTTTTATTAGGATTTATTCTGAATAAGTTATGTGTGAAATATAAGATATTAAAGGTAAAATAAGGGTAATATTTTAGGGTGGAGGATCCATTTAGGCTTAATTCATGAAAATAGATTAATGTGTGTTTTCATTACTGTCTAGCTCCAGCGCCCAGCGACTGGTGTTGCTTCGCCCTCCTCTCTACGATAAGTCAACATCGAAGCCTGCGGCTTTTCGTGTTTCCTTTATCTCATGCGGGGGTCTATAAGCACCTGCGTCGCTTAACGGGCACTTCCGCTTTTCCTATGACAACTAAACCAGGCGTAACATCCTCTTGACATTTGCTTCTAAACGTTATAAGATATCATATGGTATGTATTTCAACCCCACGATTAGCCCCGGAAATTAATCGTGTTTGAAATAATAGATAACGTTTGGTCAATGGAAAAATGAAAAGTATTAGGAGGGAAACAAATGCGTACAACTTACATGGCTAAGGCATCTGAAATTGAGCGCAAATGGTACGTAGTTGATGCAGCTGGAAAAACGCTTGGTCGTCTTTCATCTGAAGTAGCATCTATCTTACGTGGAAAACATAAACCAACTTACACACCACATGTTGATACTGGTGATCACGTCATTATTATCAATGCTGAGAAAATTGAATTAACAGGTAAAAAATTAACTGATAAAATTTATTACCGTCACAGCATGTATCCAGGTGGATTAAAAACTCGTACGGCATTAGAAATGCGTACAAATTACCCAGAGAAAATGTTAGAGCTTTCAATTAAAGGAATGCTTCCTAAAGGTTCTCTTGGTCGTCAAATGTTTAAGAAGCTACATGTTTACAAAGGTGCGGAACACCCTCATGCAGCTCAAAAACCAGAAGCTTACGAACTTCGTGGATAACATAAAAGGAGGTTATTAATTTGGCACAGTTACAATACTACGGTACAGGTCGTCGTAAAAGTTCTGTTGCACGTGTACGTTTAGTTCCAGGTGAAGGACGTATCGTGATCAACAAGCGTGATGTAACAGATTACATCCCGTCAGAAGCATTAATTGAAGATATTAAACAACCCTTAAACTTAACTGAAACTGCAGGAAGCTATGATGTTTTAGTAAACGTTAATGGTGGTGGAATTGCAGGTCAAGCTGGTGCAATTCGTCATGGTATCTCTCGTGCACTTTTAGAAGTAGATCCTGAGTATAGACCATCATTAAAGCGTGCAGGCTTATTAACTCG
This portion of the Bacillus carboniphilus genome encodes:
- the rplM gene encoding 50S ribosomal protein L13 is translated as MRTTYMAKASEIERKWYVVDAAGKTLGRLSSEVASILRGKHKPTYTPHVDTGDHVIIINAEKIELTGKKLTDKIYYRHSMYPGGLKTRTALEMRTNYPEKMLELSIKGMLPKGSLGRQMFKKLHVYKGAEHPHAAQKPEAYELRG
- a CDS encoding DNA-directed RNA polymerase subunit alpha, which gives rise to MIEIEKPKIETVEISDDAKYGKFVVEPLERGYGTTLGNSLRRILISSLPGAAITTIQIDGVLHEFSTVEGVVEDVTTIILNLKKLALKIYSEEEKTLEIDIQGEGPITAADITHDSDVEILNPDLHIATLAENSHLRMRMTAERGRGYTPADSNKHEDQPIGVIPIDSIFTPVSRVSYQVENTRVGQISNYDKLVLDVWTDGSIGPKEAIALGSKIFTEHLNIFVSLTDEAQNAEIMVEKEEDQKEKVLEMTIEELDLSVRSYNCLKRAGINTVQELANKTEEDMMKVRNLGRKSLEEVKGKLEELGLGLRKDD
- a CDS encoding KOW domain-containing RNA-binding protein — translated: MIDPDSSPIVGQFVLIKQGRETGQFAIVVKVLDERFVLIADGEKRKFNTPKKKNIQHLEFLDLVSPEVQNSIKETGRVTNGKLRYALTKFVNEQVADLKKGEPLNG
- a CDS encoding energy-coupling factor transporter transmembrane component T family protein gives rise to the protein MNSFIIGKYVPGQSLIHRLDPRSKLAMVFLFVFIVFIANNTLTYSFLIFFVATIVMLTKIPVSFIWNGMKPVIWLVIFTFVLHIFFTKGGPVLVDLAFVQVYEEGLRQAIFISCRFVLLIMITTVLTLTTTPIEITDGIEMGLHPLKKVKLPIHELALMMSISLRFIPTLMEETDKIIKAQKARGADFTSGPIKERVKALIPLLVPLFISAFKRADDLATAMESRGYRGSEGRTKLRQLRWKTNDTLLILSLAGLSIILFIFRT
- the rpsI gene encoding 30S ribosomal protein S9 — protein: MAQLQYYGTGRRKSSVARVRLVPGEGRIVINKRDVTDYIPSEALIEDIKQPLNLTETAGSYDVLVNVNGGGIAGQAGAIRHGISRALLEVDPEYRPSLKRAGLLTRDARAKERKKYGLKGARRAPQFSKR
- a CDS encoding energy-coupling factor ABC transporter ATP-binding protein, translating into MDIKISNLEHYYQKKTPFEYRALYDVNLTIKHGTYLAIIGHTGSGKSTLLQHLNGLLLPTTGTVEIGDQRLEAGKKNKQIKEIRRKVGILFQFPEHQLFEETVEKDIAFGPKNNGLSDQEAREKVYKAIEEVGISENLLSRSPFELSGGQMRRVAIAGVLAMEPEVLVLDEPTAGLDPIGRVEMMDMFYELHKRKNRTTILVTHSMEDAAKYADEIAIMHKGTIKVKGTPKQIFQMRDQIKELGLDLPESIKLVDQLENRFDCTITDMPFTLEETVALIQIMMKEDRER
- the rpmJ gene encoding 50S ribosomal protein L36, with amino-acid sequence MKVRPSVKPICEKCKVIRRKGKVMVICENPKHKQKQG
- the rpsK gene encoding 30S ribosomal protein S11, giving the protein MARKTNTRKRRVKKNIESGIAHIRSTFNNTIVTITDVHGNVISWSSAGALGFKGSRKSTPFAAQMAAETAAKTSMEHGLKTLEVTVKGPGAGREAAIRALQAAGLEVTSIRDVTPVPHNGCRPPKRRRV
- the truA gene encoding tRNA pseudouridine(38-40) synthase TruA is translated as MKRIKCTLSYDGTDFSGYQKQPNKRTVQGEIERVLQTIHKGKVVTIHASGRTDTNVHAYGQVIHFDTSLSIPEEKWSKALNALLPNDVFIRDSKQVEESFHARYDTVGKEYRYRIQHLGERDLFKRKYALFFPYSLNIELMNQAASTLIGTHDFSSFCASNTDVINKVRTIDTISLCEDQDELVFTFRGNGFLYNMVRIIVGTLLEVGQERLKPEEVKEILEACDRRKAGKTAPGHGLYLWEVFY
- the rpsM gene encoding 30S ribosomal protein S13, which translates into the protein MARIAGIDIPREKRVVISLTYIYGIGKTTAQKVLAEAGVSEDTRVRDLTEDELTKIREVIDKLKVEGDLRREVSLNIKRLIEIGSYRGIRHRRSLPVRGQNSKNNARTRKGPRRTVANKKK
- the rplQ gene encoding 50S ribosomal protein L17; translation: MSNRKLGRTSDQRKAMLRGLATDLIISERIETTESRAKELRSVVEKMITLGKRGDLHARRQAASFIYKKEANEEQDALQKLFAEIAPRYEERQGGYTRIMKLGPRRGDGAEMVVIELV
- the infA gene encoding translation initiation factor IF-1, giving the protein MAKDDVIEVEGKVIETLPNAMFKVELENGHTVLAHVSGKIRMHFIRILPGDKVTVELSPYDLTRGRITYRYK
- a CDS encoding energy-coupling factor ABC transporter ATP-binding protein, whose amino-acid sequence is MKEQLVVEMNKVCFSYHNQEKYVLSNISLSVQKGEWIAIVGHNGSGKSTLARLMNGLLTTDQGTIKICGKTMTEDQIWDVRKHVGLVFQNPDNQFVGTTVQDDIAFGLENRGFDRETMVNRIGWAVNQVKLSDYLNQDPHQLSGGQKQRLAIAGIIALKPDLIIFDEATSMLDPSSRGDVMTTVQNLKNQGLASVISITHDLEEASMADRIIVLNQGEIIMEGSPQYVFQHNDMLKDVGLDIPYSLKISNLLKRNGVDIKDVHLTTDGLVEELWTLKSQT
- the map gene encoding type I methionyl aminopeptidase, with the translated sequence MIICKTPREIEIMREAGRIVALTHQKLKQTIKPGISTKELDAIADKFIREHDAIPSFKGYNGFRGSICTSVNEELVHGIPGNRKLQQGDIISIDIGAKYAGYHGDSAWTYAVGEISDDVQKLLDVTEKSLFAGLNEAKPNERLSNISHAIQSYVETNNFSIVREYVGHGVGQDLHEDPQIPHYGPPNKGPRLKPGMVLAVEPMVNAGSRYVKTLSDNWTVVTVDGQLCAHYEHTIAITEDGYEILTKP